A single Gopherus flavomarginatus isolate rGopFla2 chromosome 24, rGopFla2.mat.asm, whole genome shotgun sequence DNA region contains:
- the LOC127040137 gene encoding gap junction beta-2 protein-like, protein MEADAVASLLSGTSSHAPRLCRAGLAVVFTLRLSALAVGAKTLWRDEVGDLACNASAESCRHTCFAAAFPISPFSLFALQLAVIFSHALASSWHFHPRGEGTGSWLQPMLRGKQQRLWLHLGSLLAKVVLEGVFLVTFHTLYSHFPVLVQCPPSPCPPAVTCAILNAGEKDTFNHFMAGSSWACLLLSLLGTQHAAVQIFQEASGKALRKGTARKLYV, encoded by the coding sequence ATGGAGGCGGACGCCGTCGCAAGCCTGCTGAGCGGCACCAGCTCACACGCCCCCCGCCTGTGTCGGGCTGGCTTGGCTGTGGTCTTCACGCTGCGGCTCAGCGCCTTGGCGGTTGGAGCCAAGACCCTGTGGCGGGACGAGGTTGGGGACCTGGCCTGCAACGCCAGTGCGGAGAGCTGCCGCCACACCTGCTTCGCCGCCGCCTTCCCCATCTCGCCCTTCAGCCTGTTTGCACTGCAGCTGGCGGTGATCTTCAGCCATGCTCTGGCCAGCTCCTGGCACTTCCACCCACGCGGCGAGGGCACGGGCAGCTGGCTGCAGCCCATGCTCCGGGGCAAGCAGCAGCGGCTCTGGCTGCACTTGGGAAGTCTCCTGGCCAAGGTTGTCCTAGAAGGCGTCTTCCTGGTGACGTTCCACACGCTCTACAGCCACTTCCCCGTGCTGGTGCAGTGCCCTCCGTCTCCCTGCCCGCCAGCCGTGACCTGCGCCATCCTGAATGCTGGGGAGAAGGACACCTTTAACCATTTCATGGCCGGCTCCTCCTGGGCTTGTCTCCTGCTCAGTCTGCTGGGGACACAGCACGCAGCCGTTCAGATCTTCCAGGAGGCTTCTGGAAAAGCTCTACGAAAAGGCACAGCCAGGAAACTATACGTGTAA